The Hyphomicrobiales bacterium genome has a window encoding:
- a CDS encoding conserved hypothetical protein (Evidence 4 : Unknown function but conserved in other organisms), with amino-acid sequence MAKRTKSKALDTEFTMFDVVYEDGSRTSNRRVPTSLLGGLDGDEPARATIIEQDQIISEKSGKPPLAIATLVRSNKSSAEPVKDDRKKRAAR; translated from the coding sequence TTGGCGAAGCGTACTAAATCGAAAGCGCTCGATACCGAGTTCACGATGTTCGATGTCGTTTATGAGGATGGCTCACGGACTTCCAATCGGCGTGTGCCTACCTCGCTCCTTGGCGGCCTTGATGGCGATGAGCCGGCCAGGGCAACAATTATCGAGCAGGATCAGATCATTTCCGAGAAATCGGGCAAGCCGCCGCTGGCGATTGCGACGCTCGTTCGATCGAATAAGTCTTCGGCTGAGCCTGTCAAAGATGATCGAAAGAAGCGGGCTGCGCGATAG
- a CDS encoding hypothetical protein (Evidence 5 : Unknown function), translating into MAQLPPLLQPVADGAPKIIEMEMEMAKIAAAKAPVTIHIVALHLLGSRHRPRLPRVNNLLN; encoded by the coding sequence TTGGCGCAATTGCCCCCGCTGTTACAGCCCGTGGCAGACGGGGCACCCAAAATCATTGAGATGGAGATGGAAATGGCCAAAATTGCTGCAGCAAAGGCGCCCGTGACGATCCACATCGTTGCGCTCCACCTTCTCGGGTCGAGACACCGACCCAGGCTCCCTAGGGTTAACAATCTATTAAATTAG
- a CDS encoding hypothetical protein (Evidence 5 : Unknown function), translating into MQSATALPDWHKGDLKDFELLTFGVVWKRRPATRRSEPVRLAEIELRLWRDDGKPRHAPYKGLRNETDEAAALQP; encoded by the coding sequence ATGCAAAGCGCCACCGCCCTCCCCGACTGGCACAAGGGCGACCTCAAGGATTTCGAGCTCCTCACCTTCGGCGTCGTGTGGAAACGGCGACCTGCGACGCGGCGGAGCGAGCCTGTGCGCCTGGCGGAAATCGAACTCAGGCTCTGGAGGGATGACGGCAAGCCCAGGCATGCGCCCTATAAGGGGTTGCGGAACGAAACAGATGAGGCTGCGGCCCTTCAACCTTGA